In one window of Paenarthrobacter nicotinovorans DNA:
- a CDS encoding zinc-dependent alcohol dehydrogenase, with translation MKAVTWQGRRSLSVEDVPDPSIQEPTDAIVRITSTAICGSDLHLYEVLGPYMHKGDVIGHEPMGIVEEVGSGVHRLKKGDRVVVPFNISCGHCYMCNLGLQSQCETTQVKAKGSGAALFGYSELYGSVPGGQAQYLRVPFADYGPVKVDSDAPDERYLFLSDILPTAWQAVEYANVPEGGTLAVLGLGPVGQFVTRIGLHKGFRVIGVDPVPERRAMAESRGVETLDYSSDVSGKVREETLGRGPDAVVDAVGMEAHGSPVASFLHRAVSLLPDKPAQVAMETMSVDRLAALHTAVDMVRRGGTISLSGVYGGQADPMPLMTMFDKQIQLRMGQCNVRSWMDDLLPLVEDDADPLGVMNLVTHTGGLDEAPALYEKFQKKQDGCIKVVLKP, from the coding sequence GTGAAAGCAGTGACATGGCAAGGCCGGCGCTCACTCAGCGTCGAAGACGTTCCGGACCCCTCCATCCAGGAGCCCACGGACGCGATTGTCCGCATCACCTCCACAGCCATCTGCGGCTCGGACCTTCACCTGTATGAAGTCCTGGGACCGTACATGCATAAAGGCGACGTCATTGGCCACGAGCCCATGGGCATCGTGGAAGAAGTGGGATCCGGGGTCCATCGCCTCAAGAAGGGCGACCGCGTGGTTGTCCCCTTCAACATTTCGTGCGGGCACTGCTACATGTGCAACCTCGGCCTGCAGTCCCAGTGCGAAACCACTCAGGTCAAAGCAAAGGGTTCTGGAGCGGCTCTGTTTGGCTATTCCGAGCTGTACGGCTCCGTTCCGGGCGGACAGGCCCAGTACCTGCGAGTGCCCTTCGCGGACTACGGCCCCGTGAAAGTGGACTCGGACGCGCCGGACGAGCGCTATCTTTTCCTCTCCGATATTTTGCCCACCGCGTGGCAGGCAGTGGAGTACGCCAATGTTCCCGAAGGTGGAACCCTGGCGGTCCTGGGCTTGGGACCGGTAGGCCAGTTTGTCACCAGAATCGGCCTGCACAAGGGCTTCCGGGTCATTGGCGTCGATCCCGTTCCGGAACGGCGTGCCATGGCAGAGTCGCGTGGTGTGGAAACACTGGACTACAGTTCGGACGTTTCCGGAAAAGTCCGCGAGGAAACGCTTGGCCGGGGGCCCGACGCCGTGGTTGACGCCGTGGGCATGGAAGCGCATGGCTCCCCGGTGGCTTCCTTCCTTCACCGGGCAGTATCCCTCCTTCCGGACAAGCCCGCACAGGTCGCCATGGAGACCATGAGTGTGGACCGGCTTGCCGCGCTCCACACGGCCGTGGATATGGTCCGCCGCGGTGGCACCATTTCCTTGAGCGGCGTCTACGGCGGCCAAGCCGACCCCATGCCCCTCATGACCATGTTCGATAAGCAGATCCAGCTCCGCATGGGTCAATGCAATGTACGCAGCTGGATGGACGACCTGCTCCCGTTGGTAGAGGACGACGCCGATCCCCTGGGAGTGATGAACCTGGTCACGCACACCGGTGGCCTGGATGAGGCGCCTGCGCTCTACGAGAAGTTCCAGAAGAAGCAGGACGGCTGCATCAAGGTGGTGCTGAAGCCCTGA
- a CDS encoding SIS domain-containing protein — MRGTESKANRHAVDVVLGHLGEIGPAVAALRRESSRLAEWGEELARVRLRGGSVFAAGSDGSAHEADRFTSELTAHGAAHPHDGSPGSFTAIVASKETGETISDQIPSVVRQGDIVVLLAAKGITDDLRNAATAAKAAGAKVWALTGRDSKDLAQSVSEAININTDPPHAEEAHLVAVLALCECFDESMRELTK; from the coding sequence ATCCGCGGTACGGAGTCGAAGGCGAACCGGCATGCGGTCGACGTCGTCCTTGGCCACCTTGGTGAGATCGGCCCGGCCGTGGCGGCATTGCGCCGGGAGTCGTCCAGGCTCGCCGAGTGGGGCGAAGAGCTGGCCCGTGTCCGCCTGCGGGGAGGCAGTGTGTTCGCTGCCGGAAGCGACGGCTCAGCCCACGAAGCCGACCGGTTTACCTCCGAGCTGACCGCCCATGGCGCTGCGCATCCTCACGACGGCAGCCCCGGCTCGTTCACGGCCATCGTCGCCAGCAAGGAAACCGGGGAAACCATCAGTGACCAAATTCCCTCAGTGGTCAGGCAGGGAGACATCGTGGTGCTCCTGGCTGCCAAGGGGATTACGGACGATCTCCGCAACGCCGCGACCGCTGCCAAAGCCGCCGGCGCCAAGGTGTGGGCTCTGACAGGCAGGGACTCCAAGGACCTGGCCCAATCCGTCAGTGAAGCCATCAACATCAACACGGACCCCCCACATGCCGAGGAAGCGCACCTGGTGGCCGTCCTTGCCCTCTGTGAGTGCTTCGACGAGTCCATGCGGGAGCTGACCAAGTAA
- a CDS encoding alkene reductase, whose protein sequence is MLFSPLALGELELSNRLVMAPLTRLRAGEQGVPGSLIAEHYRQRASLGLIVSEGTYPTPAGQSYPGQPGLVTEDQIAGWKKVTDAVHAEGGRMFAQIMHGGRVSHADITGGHEIVAPSAVAIDGEVRTPQGKQAYPVPRELRTDELPGVIQEIVTASKNAIEAGFDGVELHSANGYLLHEFLAPNSNVRTDSYGGSPENRARFVIETVNAVVEALGANRVGIRISPEHNVQGIAETDATDVRATYEVLVDTIAPLNLAYLSILHHEPKGALVQDLRERFNGTFLVNTGFSEITTRDEAFAIIEEGLADAVVVGRPAIANPDLARRWRESLPLNEPDASTFYADGAEGYTDYPFYAN, encoded by the coding sequence ATGCTGTTTTCCCCCTTGGCCCTCGGCGAGCTTGAACTTTCCAACCGACTGGTAATGGCCCCGCTGACCCGACTCCGCGCCGGTGAACAGGGTGTGCCTGGTTCCTTGATCGCCGAGCACTACCGTCAACGCGCCTCCTTGGGCTTGATCGTGAGCGAAGGAACCTACCCGACGCCGGCAGGCCAGTCCTACCCGGGGCAGCCTGGCCTCGTGACCGAGGACCAGATTGCCGGATGGAAAAAGGTGACTGATGCCGTTCACGCAGAGGGTGGCCGGATGTTCGCCCAGATCATGCACGGCGGCCGGGTTTCGCATGCCGACATCACTGGTGGCCACGAGATCGTGGCTCCCAGCGCGGTAGCCATTGACGGTGAGGTACGGACCCCGCAGGGCAAGCAGGCCTACCCCGTGCCGCGTGAACTCCGCACTGACGAGCTCCCGGGAGTGATCCAGGAGATCGTCACAGCGTCGAAGAACGCTATTGAGGCAGGCTTCGACGGCGTTGAGCTCCACTCCGCCAACGGTTACCTCCTGCACGAGTTCCTTGCCCCGAATTCCAACGTCCGTACCGACAGCTACGGTGGTTCTCCCGAGAACCGCGCACGCTTCGTGATCGAGACCGTCAACGCTGTGGTGGAAGCCTTGGGTGCCAACCGCGTCGGCATCCGGATCTCCCCGGAGCACAACGTGCAGGGGATCGCCGAGACGGATGCCACCGATGTCCGGGCCACCTACGAAGTGCTGGTGGACACCATCGCTCCGCTCAACCTCGCGTACCTGAGCATCCTGCACCACGAGCCCAAGGGTGCGCTGGTCCAGGATCTTCGCGAGCGTTTCAACGGCACTTTCCTGGTCAACACCGGTTTTAGCGAGATCACTACCCGCGATGAAGCGTTCGCCATCATCGAAGAAGGTCTCGCCGACGCCGTAGTGGTTGGCCGTCCCGCCATCGCGAATCCGGACCTTGCCCGCCGCTGGCGTGAAAGCCTGCCATTGAACGAACCGGACGCTTCGACGTTCTACGCGGACGGCGCCGAGGGTTACACGGACTACCCGTTCTACGCGAACTAA
- a CDS encoding GntR family transcriptional regulator — protein MSQPSPAVARPGFPVSRQVLADHVYEALLEWLMDGRLEPGAAVSIDGMARELDVSPTPVREALARLEHTGMVRRVALKGYRVAPVFTREDFAELMEARLSIEPVNARLACARMTPEGLEALKQAVEDLKTAPRGGTFAEYRNYLEADERFHQLIAAQASNQFLLAAYNTLGGQIQRFRLFGGVGITDAEQAISEHQAVLDAMMSGDPERAAQKMTEHVEKVRGRAIADAPAD, from the coding sequence ATGTCTCAACCTTCGCCGGCAGTCGCCCGCCCCGGCTTTCCTGTCAGTCGCCAAGTCCTGGCCGACCACGTGTATGAAGCCTTGCTCGAATGGCTCATGGACGGCCGGTTGGAGCCCGGAGCTGCCGTCAGCATCGACGGAATGGCGCGGGAACTGGACGTTTCGCCGACGCCGGTGCGTGAGGCGCTGGCCCGCTTGGAGCATACGGGGATGGTGCGTCGTGTCGCGCTGAAGGGTTACCGGGTGGCGCCGGTCTTCACCCGCGAAGACTTCGCCGAATTGATGGAAGCCCGGCTCTCAATTGAGCCCGTCAACGCCCGCCTGGCGTGTGCCCGCATGACCCCGGAGGGCTTGGAAGCACTGAAGCAGGCTGTGGAGGACTTGAAGACAGCTCCCAGGGGCGGGACGTTCGCTGAATACCGCAACTATCTCGAAGCGGACGAGCGATTCCACCAGCTCATTGCGGCCCAGGCCAGCAACCAGTTCCTCTTGGCGGCCTATAACACCCTGGGCGGACAGATTCAGCGCTTCAGGCTGTTCGGGGGAGTGGGCATCACGGATGCTGAGCAGGCAATCTCCGAGCACCAGGCTGTGCTTGATGCGATGATGAGCGGCGACCCGGAGAGAGCCGCGCAGAAAATGACCGAGCACGTGGAAAAGGTGCGCGGCCGGGCGATCGCGGACGCGCCGGCAGACTAA
- a CDS encoding sugar phosphate isomerase/epimerase family protein, which produces MAYTAENWPITAALLQFPGTDSTGRDINDADASVWAEVLQEVKEAGFANADLTDSWVRPGDLSKDRLAEFKQTADHVGIGMPVISAIRRSVIHTTDWADNLAYSHRTIDAAAELGCEVVSIGLHQAITAEQQKQLWFWTVEGYKDPVGDKEAWGNAVSRIRELGKHAAEAGILLSLEMYEDTYLGTSDSSVQLVQDIGLDNVGLNPDLGNLIRLHRPIEDWREMVAKTLPYSNYWHMKNYIRDEDVARDSYITMPAPMESGLINYREAFKVALSVGFQGILCTEHYGGDGLSVTASNQEYLRRHVLPKSHGYALGTSQVAQGRQQPAAALAGAAK; this is translated from the coding sequence ATGGCGTATACCGCCGAGAATTGGCCCATTACAGCGGCCCTCCTGCAGTTCCCGGGCACCGACAGCACGGGCCGGGACATCAATGACGCCGATGCTTCCGTCTGGGCCGAAGTCCTTCAGGAAGTGAAGGAAGCAGGGTTCGCGAACGCCGACCTGACCGACAGCTGGGTCCGTCCGGGAGACCTCAGCAAGGACCGCCTCGCCGAGTTCAAGCAGACCGCGGACCATGTGGGCATCGGGATGCCGGTGATCTCAGCAATTCGTCGCAGCGTCATCCACACCACGGACTGGGCCGACAACCTCGCCTACAGCCACCGCACCATCGACGCCGCCGCAGAGCTCGGTTGCGAAGTTGTCTCCATCGGACTCCACCAGGCCATCACTGCCGAGCAGCAGAAACAACTCTGGTTCTGGACCGTAGAGGGCTATAAGGATCCGGTCGGGGACAAGGAAGCATGGGGCAACGCGGTCTCCCGTATCCGGGAACTCGGAAAGCACGCAGCAGAGGCCGGCATCCTGCTCTCCTTGGAAATGTATGAGGACACCTACCTGGGCACCTCCGACTCTTCCGTTCAGTTGGTCCAGGACATCGGCCTGGACAACGTTGGCCTGAACCCGGACCTTGGCAACCTGATCCGCCTGCACAGGCCCATTGAGGACTGGCGGGAAATGGTGGCCAAGACCCTCCCGTACTCCAACTACTGGCACATGAAGAACTACATCCGCGACGAAGACGTAGCCCGCGACAGCTACATCACCATGCCTGCCCCGATGGAAAGCGGACTCATCAACTACCGCGAGGCCTTCAAAGTGGCGCTTTCGGTGGGCTTCCAGGGCATCCTCTGCACTGAGCACTACGGCGGAGACGGCCTCAGCGTGACCGCGAGCAACCAGGAATACCTCCGCCGGCACGTCCTCCCGAAGTCCCATGGCTATGCGCTGGGCACGAGCCAGGTCGCCCAGGGACGGCAGCAGCCCGCGGCAGCGTTGGCAGGAGCCGCGAAATGA
- the dhaL gene encoding dihydroxyacetone kinase subunit DhaL: MTQIFDNPADFADEALDGFVAANRGYVARVDGGVVRSTEVPAGQVALVVGGGSGHYPAFAGLVGPGLAAGSACGNMFASPAAGQVYRVAKAANAGGGVLLSYGNYAGDVLHFGQAQLRLNAEGIETRTVTVTDDIASAPIEQIEKRRGIAGDLTVFKIAGAAAEAGLNLDDVERLAIKTNYRTRSLGVAFDGCTLPGATDPLFHVPAGQMSLGLGIHGEPGISEHPMPTASELADLLVSKLLADKPEDAGDRVVAIVNGLGTVKYDELFLLFGKIEKLLSAAGLTVVEPECGELVTSLDMSGLSLTLLWLDEELEQYWAAPADTPAFRKGSMAPRAARAAAAIDDAETVDVEQPTPAAAELGRQAVAVLAQVRDVVVEHEEELGKLDAIAGDGDHGIGMRRGVDAAAQAGEAASGSSVARILASAGEAWSERAGGTSGALWGSAVIAAGLSLGNRESYSSKDAAAAVEAFTSAITELGKADPGDKTMVDALLPFRDAFLAELDGGAPVDRALAVAAAAAESAAANTADLRPLKGRARPLAEKSIGHPDPGAVSFGLIAARISHHIDSQLAAAAPSTAAGNGASE; the protein is encoded by the coding sequence ATGACACAGATCTTTGACAACCCGGCAGACTTCGCCGACGAAGCCCTCGACGGTTTTGTCGCTGCCAACCGCGGCTACGTAGCCAGGGTGGACGGCGGAGTGGTGCGCTCCACCGAAGTACCCGCCGGCCAGGTGGCGCTGGTGGTTGGTGGAGGTTCCGGGCATTACCCGGCCTTCGCAGGACTCGTCGGACCCGGCCTTGCGGCTGGTTCGGCGTGCGGCAACATGTTCGCCTCCCCGGCGGCCGGCCAGGTCTACCGCGTGGCCAAGGCTGCAAATGCGGGCGGGGGAGTCCTCCTCAGCTACGGAAACTACGCCGGCGACGTCCTCCACTTCGGCCAGGCCCAGCTGCGGCTTAACGCCGAGGGCATCGAAACCCGCACGGTCACCGTCACCGACGACATCGCCAGTGCGCCTATTGAGCAGATCGAAAAGCGCCGCGGCATTGCAGGAGACCTCACGGTCTTCAAAATCGCCGGCGCCGCCGCAGAAGCAGGACTGAACCTCGACGACGTCGAGCGTTTGGCCATCAAGACCAACTACCGCACACGTTCCCTCGGTGTGGCGTTCGACGGTTGCACGCTCCCGGGAGCCACGGATCCGCTGTTCCATGTCCCTGCCGGCCAGATGTCCCTCGGCCTGGGGATCCACGGCGAACCCGGCATCTCCGAGCACCCCATGCCCACGGCCTCCGAGCTCGCCGATCTCCTGGTGTCCAAGCTGCTGGCCGACAAGCCGGAGGACGCAGGGGACCGCGTCGTAGCGATCGTCAACGGACTGGGCACCGTCAAATACGACGAACTTTTCCTGCTGTTCGGGAAGATCGAAAAACTGCTCAGTGCCGCAGGACTGACGGTCGTTGAACCTGAATGCGGCGAGCTGGTGACCAGCCTGGACATGTCCGGACTCTCGCTGACGCTGCTGTGGCTGGACGAAGAACTCGAACAGTATTGGGCAGCACCCGCCGACACTCCCGCCTTCCGAAAGGGCAGCATGGCACCGCGCGCAGCCCGCGCGGCTGCGGCCATCGACGACGCCGAAACCGTCGACGTCGAACAGCCCACCCCGGCTGCCGCCGAACTCGGGCGGCAGGCCGTAGCGGTCCTCGCCCAGGTGCGGGACGTCGTCGTCGAGCATGAAGAGGAGCTCGGCAAGCTGGACGCAATCGCCGGCGACGGCGACCACGGTATCGGCATGCGCCGCGGCGTGGATGCCGCCGCGCAGGCCGGAGAAGCTGCGAGCGGTTCTTCCGTTGCGCGGATTCTTGCCAGCGCCGGTGAGGCGTGGAGTGAGCGGGCCGGTGGCACTTCGGGGGCGCTGTGGGGTTCGGCAGTCATCGCAGCCGGGTTGTCGCTCGGAAACCGGGAGTCCTACAGTTCCAAGGATGCCGCCGCTGCGGTGGAAGCCTTCACCAGCGCCATCACCGAACTCGGCAAGGCCGACCCCGGTGACAAGACCATGGTGGATGCCCTCCTGCCGTTCCGGGACGCCTTCCTTGCAGAGCTCGACGGCGGAGCTCCCGTTGACCGCGCACTGGCAGTCGCCGCTGCAGCGGCCGAGTCCGCTGCCGCCAATACCGCTGACCTCCGGCCGCTCAAGGGCCGCGCACGTCCCCTCGCCGAGAAGAGCATCGGCCACCCTGATCCCGGTGCAGTGTCCTTCGGCCTGATCGCCGCAAGGATCTCCCACCACATCGATTCACAACTGGCCGCCGCGGCTCCCTCCACAGCGGCCGGAAACGGAGCATCAGAATGA
- a CDS encoding ribose-5-phosphate isomerase translates to MSNTPGWRIIVGNDEAGVEYKNALLALLEADPRVASVTDVGVGPNDSTAYPHVAVDAARKVAEGEADRALLICGTGLGVAIAANKVPGIRAVTAHDSYSVERSVLSNNAQVLTLGQRVIGLELAKKLVGEWLSHRFDENSSSAAKVDAICSYEPDYTKAV, encoded by the coding sequence ATGAGCAACACACCAGGCTGGCGCATCATCGTCGGCAACGATGAAGCCGGAGTGGAATACAAGAACGCCCTCCTGGCCCTGTTGGAAGCTGACCCGCGTGTTGCGTCAGTGACCGACGTCGGCGTGGGTCCCAACGATTCCACTGCCTACCCGCACGTGGCCGTTGACGCTGCCCGCAAGGTGGCAGAAGGCGAAGCGGACCGGGCACTGCTGATCTGCGGAACGGGACTGGGTGTGGCCATCGCAGCCAACAAGGTGCCCGGTATCCGCGCAGTCACCGCGCACGACAGCTACTCCGTGGAACGTTCAGTCCTGAGCAACAACGCACAGGTCCTCACCCTCGGCCAGCGGGTGATTGGCCTTGAACTGGCCAAGAAGCTGGTCGGAGAGTGGCTCAGCCACCGTTTTGACGAAAACTCATCCTCCGCCGCCAAGGTGGACGCCATTTGCTCGTACGAGCCCGACTACACAAAGGCAGTCTGA
- a CDS encoding 3-hydroxyacyl-CoA dehydrogenase family protein, which translates to MTVSEGTQTTEAAVNNAARKIAVVGSGYMGGGIAQVLALGGARVALADVSAEVAQKNYDRLLVESEQFIADGLFPEGSTEILKQNLWAAKDIEKAVADADFIEECVPEVLEIKHQTLARISAAARPDAVIGSNTSTISIAALAEAVTNPERFLGVHFSNPSPFIPGVEVIPHAGTSAATVSASRDLVHAAGKQTAVVKDVTGFVLNRLQYALFHEAAQLVEQGIATADDVDTLVRTTFGFRLPFFGPFAIADMAGLDVYNFCYKSLQTGFPERFATPKILSDLVEAGKLGTKTGAGFLNVPAERTPELIAYRNKAYVAMQKLIEELGPAPIN; encoded by the coding sequence ATGACCGTTTCCGAAGGCACTCAAACCACTGAAGCCGCTGTAAACAACGCAGCCCGGAAGATCGCCGTCGTTGGCTCCGGCTACATGGGCGGCGGAATCGCGCAGGTCCTGGCACTCGGTGGAGCACGCGTTGCGCTGGCTGACGTGTCCGCCGAAGTTGCGCAGAAGAACTACGACCGCCTCCTGGTGGAGTCCGAGCAGTTCATCGCGGACGGCCTTTTCCCTGAAGGCTCCACGGAGATCCTCAAGCAGAACCTGTGGGCTGCCAAGGACATCGAGAAAGCTGTTGCCGACGCCGACTTCATCGAAGAATGCGTTCCCGAGGTGCTGGAGATCAAGCACCAAACGCTCGCACGGATCAGCGCCGCAGCCCGTCCGGATGCAGTGATCGGCTCCAACACCTCAACGATTTCCATTGCGGCGCTGGCCGAGGCCGTGACAAACCCGGAGCGTTTCCTGGGCGTCCACTTCTCCAACCCGTCACCGTTCATTCCCGGCGTGGAGGTCATTCCCCACGCAGGTACTTCCGCGGCAACGGTGTCCGCTTCGCGTGACCTCGTCCACGCGGCCGGCAAGCAGACCGCCGTCGTGAAGGACGTCACCGGCTTTGTCCTCAACCGCCTGCAGTACGCGCTGTTCCACGAGGCGGCACAGCTGGTGGAGCAGGGAATCGCAACAGCCGACGACGTCGACACGCTGGTGCGCACGACGTTCGGCTTCCGTTTGCCCTTCTTCGGTCCGTTCGCCATTGCGGACATGGCCGGCTTGGATGTCTACAACTTCTGCTACAAGTCGCTGCAGACCGGATTCCCGGAGCGCTTCGCGACGCCGAAGATCCTCTCCGACTTGGTGGAGGCCGGCAAGCTCGGCACCAAGACCGGTGCGGGCTTCCTCAATGTTCCGGCAGAACGCACCCCGGAACTGATCGCCTACCGCAACAAGGCCTACGTCGCCATGCAGAAGCTCATTGAAGAGCTTGGCCCGGCCCCGATCAACTAA